From Candidatus Amoebophilus asiaticus 5a2, the proteins below share one genomic window:
- a CDS encoding SEL1-like repeat protein, which translates to MHGLLANHVYTNPREGDKVDLQVLSNQLGNIDLPPSIPNSWVVMQVIDDSANTGYYSALYINQTTHQAVLAFQGTTGLESPTGWLNTLTRRHSDLREGLESVLGDTILTGQQLHTFKAISSAVSYVKDIGLNLSITGHSLGGYLAELAVAYCYLDCDYRQVKAVVFDSPGAADKLDNFIPNVRNPSTEFSIGDLPIVTYLSAPNIVNVCNYHPGEVYKVIPELVWPDSKKKWIDRAVSLPILGRNIEAMSKALLALSGHSLPIMLSLFDPCTGKPKKCIRIDSWPKIDLSTSAGTGKKGLPIGNIGAKVGSSMGGSITASTLSSVFKNIFGAGVGAFLVDNVATSIGSILGSNIGFLIGINAYKILGTPATLITLLSDYLNFKIRQRPYWQTMECLNETYSKSNLTIEKEFKLSNGGNYKESKLASEVHILHLRKFIRNVDWYLYKLDKKRVLLEQAKEKDIISRVLKNILKDYEIKEIKDHIYIRLDPTKNYPEMVRDKMQRVLQILTRNSIKKYFADIGASTKCAKKHVEERNQKNIERALLKKHYLVAKRYYLQKAAQEDAEAQYSLGIMYSRGFEGSVLQDFEEAREWYTKAARQGHAEAQRELGKMYRSGLGGNKDYAESLKWLKNAAKQGDVNAQREVGYMYEHAYGVEQHYTRALKWYKRAAEQGDANSSKILGDMYGYGYQIPKDLNNAEKWYKKAAKHGGSSEKLEMSRRYYQGDNVIENKEKALKWDKKYYKSYFCNFKKPHNFIVSHALLRKEYQKVEYYYLQAAEQHNADAQYSLGIMYSTGFRVIPQDFKEAFKWYKKAAKQGHVEAQYELGEMYYYGQGGEQDYGKAIVWYEKAAE; encoded by the coding sequence GTGCATGGGCTGCTCGCTAACCATGTATATACTAATCCAAGAGAAGGAGATAAAGTAGATCTACAGGTATTAAGCAACCAGCTAGGGAATATTGACTTACCTCCTAGTATTCCTAATAGTTGGGTGGTTATGCAGGTTATAGATGATAGTGCAAATACAGGGTACTATAGTGCTTTATATATTAATCAAACTACTCACCAAGCGGTATTGGCTTTCCAAGGCACTACTGGCCTTGAAAGCCCTACCGGATGGCTTAATACTCTTACAAGAAGACATTCGGATTTACGAGAAGGTCTAGAGTCAGTATTGGGTGATACTATTCTTACAGGGCAGCAATTACACACATTTAAAGCGATCTCTAGCGCGGTATCTTACGTAAAAGATATAGGTTTAAATTTATCTATTACAGGTCATTCTTTAGGTGGATATTTAGCAGAGCTAGCAGTAGCATATTGTTATCTCGATTGTGATTACAGACAAGTTAAAGCAGTTGTATTCGATAGCCCAGGGGCAGCTGATAAGCTCGATAATTTTATACCAAATGTCAGAAATCCGTCAACTGAATTTTCTATAGGCGATTTACCCATAGTTACCTATCTCTCAGCTCCCAATATAGTAAATGTTTGTAACTACCATCCTGGAGAAGTATATAAAGTGATTCCTGAATTAGTGTGGCCCGATAGTAAAAAGAAGTGGATAGATAGGGCAGTTAGCTTACCAATATTAGGAAGAAATATAGAGGCTATGAGTAAAGCATTGTTAGCTCTTTCAGGCCATAGTTTGCCTATCATGCTGTCTCTATTTGATCCTTGTACTGGTAAACCAAAGAAATGTATACGAATCGATAGTTGGCCTAAGATTGACCTAAGTACCTCAGCAGGTACAGGTAAAAAGGGGTTACCTATAGGGAATATAGGAGCGAAAGTAGGAAGTTCTATGGGAGGTTCTATAACAGCCTCTACACTGAGCTCTGTATTCAAAAATATTTTTGGAGCTGGTGTTGGAGCTTTTTTAGTAGATAATGTAGCAACTAGTATAGGGTCTATCTTAGGATCTAATATAGGCTTTCTTATAGGTATAAATGCATATAAAATACTAGGCACTCCAGCAACCTTAATTACACTTTTATCAGACTATCTCAACTTCAAGATAAGACAAAGGCCATATTGGCAAACTATGGAATGCTTAAATGAAACTTATAGTAAATCTAATTTAACAATTGAGAAAGAATTTAAGCTTAGTAATGGGGGAAATTATAAAGAGAGTAAATTAGCATCCGAAGTTCATATTTTGCATTTAAGAAAATTTATTAGAAATGTTGATTGGTACCTTTATAAATTAGATAAAAAGAGAGTCTTATTAGAGCAAGCAAAAGAGAAAGATATAATCTCAAGGGTCTTAAAAAATATCTTGAAAGATTATGAAATAAAAGAAATAAAGGATCATATATATATCCGATTAGATCCAACCAAAAATTACCCAGAAATGGTCCGAGACAAGATGCAGAGGGTATTACAGATATTGACACGCAATAGCATAAAAAAGTACTTTGCAGATATAGGAGCTTCTACTAAGTGTGCAAAAAAGCATGTAGAAGAAAGAAATCAAAAGAATATAGAACGTGCTCTTTTAAAGAAACACTATTTAGTAGCTAAAAGGTATTATCTACAAAAAGCAGCACAAGAAGATGCAGAGGCACAATATAGTTTAGGAATTATGTATTCACGAGGATTTGAAGGATCAGTATTGCAGGACTTTGAAGAGGCGAGAGAATGGTATACAAAAGCAGCAAGACAGGGGCATGCGGAGGCACAAAGAGAGTTAGGGAAGATGTACAGATCAGGTTTAGGAGGAAATAAGGATTATGCGGAGTCACTTAAATGGTTAAAAAACGCAGCTAAGCAAGGAGATGTAAATGCACAAAGAGAGGTAGGCTATATGTATGAGCATGCATATGGAGTAGAACAGCATTATACGCGTGCACTCAAATGGTATAAAAGAGCAGCTGAGCAAGGTGATGCAAACTCATCAAAAATTCTAGGAGATATGTATGGGTATGGTTATCAAATTCCCAAAGACCTTAACAACGCAGAAAAATGGTATAAAAAAGCCGCTAAGCATGGGGGAAGTTCAGAAAAGCTTGAGATGTCCCGAAGATATTATCAAGGTGATAACGTTATAGAGAATAAAGAAAAAGCGCTTAAATGGGATAAAAAGTATTATAAAAGTTACTTTTGTAATTTCAAAAAACCACATAATTTTATTGTATCGCATGCTCTTTTAAGAAAAGAGTATCAAAAGGTTGAATACTATTATTTGCAAGCAGCTGAGCAACACAATGCGGATGCACAATATAGCTTAGGAATTATGTATTCAACAGGATTTAGAGTAATACCTCAGGATTTTAAAGAGGCCTTTAAATGGTATAAAAAAGCTGCTAAACAAGGTCATGTGGAGGCACAATATGAACTAGGGGAGATGTATTATTATGGACAAGGAGGGGAGCAGGATTATGGAAAGGCAATCGTATGGTATGAGAAGGCTGCTGAATAG